The Larimichthys crocea isolate SSNF chromosome XII, L_crocea_2.0, whole genome shotgun sequence region CTGTACAGACTGCTGCTGGTCTGCTCTGAGTCCTTATACTTGGTGATAGCAACCTTATacctggagacagacagaagaggtgTAGAGGGGGATATCATTGGATGGCCAGCAGAGCCACACTTGAAGATCTCAGGCTGTGTTCTTCAATGAGAacatttttttagaaacattttcacttttttaataCCTTTGCAAGGCAACTCCAGCATTAAGGTTAGGGAAACATCACTTTTTAGACATCCACAGCTCCTAGTGACACTGAACTGAGGATATCTAAAATGTAACCAAGGGCCTGACTTTGCAATCTCCTAAAGCAAAACTACATGACCTATGTTGAACTTGTATTTTATACAGAGTATAATAAAACCATTTCACAACACTTGTCATGTTCACTTatttacacactgatggcagaggctaCAACTATCCAAAGTAACAGGCTTGTCCATACACTGCATCGGGAGCATTTTGCCGTTCAGTATTttacccaaggacacttcgactgGGGTTGGGAATGAAATGAGCGATGACTGGATGATCggctctaccacctgagccacagttGCCCCTGTGCCCTCTGTAGTCTGagcagtccaaaacccaaaagaCATTTAGCTGATTGTCATGAGATATGTCAAAGAGAATTTCAGATCTTGTGTCTAACATTAGTTAATCATAACCTATCAGGTATGGGTTTATTTTCTGCAGATGTTCTGATTAAAATTGAGACCAAACTTTTCTTTGACTGAATATGAGACTACAATACATAAGACTTTGTTCAAATTATCTATTTTTAGCTATGATAGGACACTGGTCACTGGTAGCGTGAATTAATCAAGAGTGATTACGTGCAATCAATACATTCACATTCAGTTCgtgaggagagacaaaaacGACTGAGACACCCTCATCACTGTTTATAAATAGAAACTGACAGTGATCCAACATTGAATTATTATAAAGTTTAGGACATCagggtgtgcatgtgtcttCCTGTCTTGTAGGTACTTTGACCAAGAAAAAgtccacacagaaacacaaacatacagtctGGCTCCAGGACTTCTCTGTCTACAGGGGGTCCCGTcctcttattgttattttctaAGAAGCTGCATAACAAGTACTGACTGATTTTCACTgcaatgtttatatataaaataagttttaattGGGAATCCTGGAGGTCATATTCTTAGATACTCCAGTCAGCAAAGCATGTCTTGTCTAACACAACTTAGACAAAGTGTTCAGCTTTAACTTTTGGgattttttagctttttttgaCAGTCTCACCTGGCCCACGAcatgctcctctcctctggctCGCTCTCTGGGAGGTGATCTCCAGTGAAGCTGAATACCTGCAGCCTGTAGGAGCGCTGGTGACCCCATTTGTTGGTCTTATTGCTGGCAATGTGGAGGTAGCGAGGAGTCTTGGTGCCGTAACGCAGAGCCGCCTCCTGTAGCGGTGTCACGGTATATGTTAGTCCCACTAGATTCAAGAGTTACTTTGTTGACTGCAGGGCTGGTAGATTATGAGTTTGttaatatatagtatatcaTAGACTTTTAAAAGACAGCGTCTTTAGCTgcctgtaaaataaacacattattacAACATAACCAGCTGTGTATTAGTGCATATTAAGTTCATATTTTTTGATAAGGAGAAACAAGTCTTTGTGGCAATATCAGAAATGTTGCTTTTTCACTCAGCCCCTAAAGGAGCACGTTGGTGTTGGCAGGCTGAGCCCCAGCAGGGGACCAGAGGGGTAAAACAAACTTGTGCTGCATCTTGCAGATTATTTGCCGACGGTGTGACACCAGCATTTAAACTGGCCAAGAAAACAGCTGCAGGTATGTTTACATGTGGTTTGATTTGCTGCAGCAGACAAGATAATTTGCCATCTAGCTTGTAAACTGACATTAGCAGTGAGCTTTTCCCTGGTTGATGTTTGCTTGATCGCTCGTTTAACAAGCTAAGATACAAGGTAAGATGGAAAGGAAATGTGGTTTGTTTGAAGTAGTAGGTTATTAATTGATATGTTGGCTGCTATCCTCAGTTCTTTTTGTCTGAGACCAAGACAAACCAAGTAAATATACAAGACCGAGACCGATTTCAAATTCTACAATGGCCACACATGTGACAAAAATGTTGCATTAATAAACTCAGTAGTAAACAATTTGAAGAAAATATTATTCCTCATGAATGTATACATTTCTGCAACAAGTCCATCAAAATCTAATAAAATGTAACCAGTGGTGTGAAGTTGAGATTGCTATATGTACAACAGATGCATATTTATGCTATTTATAATCATAGCTGTTTACAATACCTGGATAATAACGCATATTCAGACATGCAGTCAACACAGTGGGACGGTCATGTTGCCTCCTTCCTGTCAAAAGCCTGAATGTAGTTCATGTTGCACACTGTTGCTTATCCCTGTTCCCGCCCTTGAATATTTCAAAAAATAAGTTGAAGGCAGACCTGTTCTGTTTTGAGCTGCTTCTCCACCAGCTGCGGGACCATGGCGTAGTGATCAGTCTTCCATGGAAGCGACACATTGACGTATTCCATGTCTTTGGTCTGGAAGACATTCCTCTCTCCTGCAGAGGCAATGATGCAAATATGTTTGCAACAATATTTATGTTCTGTTGTAGTTTCCACACCAAATGAGCGCTACATTGTGAATTTTGATGCTCTTGTAGATCCATGTCAgctggttatttatttattttcatttttatataaatgtaactTGCACTCACCAATATTTTGTCTCTATAAAGCACCAAATCACACGAGAAACCTACAGACAATTCAAACCAAATCTGAGGTTCCACTCGAGCATTTTGGAGTcattcagctcattgttttgtttttacagctctTACACCTACAGTTCAGACTGTGTGGTCTGAGAATTAGATATTGCTTACTGTGCATATTTTTGCATATCAAAccacaataaataaacatagaAGTTCTCTCACTGATTATGGCTCATCCCTGTTCCTGTTTGAAAGCCTGCACATTAAAGGCATCACTTGACTTCATCACCTGTTATCTATCTGAGGTCTGGTGTTGTCACAACAGCCACTGATAACAGGCTATaaatcatctcttttttttactctttagcAGCCAGAACGCTTTAGACCTGCATGGGAGATCAAATAGTTACAATTGGCTGTCTGGTAGACTGTTTTGGACAAGCAGTTTTTCATCACTGGTTGGAAACCAAAGAAGGTCTTGACAGTGAGCTTTGCCAGATTGACACTgactataaatacatttttacattttgaactGAAGCATCCTGGTTATGGATTTATCATACATAAACATGTATAAATGTAATACTGCCACTCACCCAACACATCCAGGTCCACTTTAAAGTTGATGAAGTGGGTGTGGATGTTCCCCAGTACATTTTCCGCCACCTGGTGTCCGTATTTCTGACTACCGTCCACCAGGTATGAAGAGGAGATATATCCGGTGGCGTGCACCTTGGCCTCCACTGCTCCGGTCTGATAGAAGATGAAATCCCACATGTAGTCATAGTTTCCTATAGCTGTGATCGTCCTGAACACCAGGGCGCTGTTCACCATCCCCCCGTAACTTTTGTGGAAGAAGTCACCGAAGTGCCTCCGCAGGGGCTGCCCCATGTTGTGCTCAAAGATGCAGATTGAATTCCTGTATCTGACCGGGGCTTGGACATCGATGTAGCGGTATGTGTCCACGTAGGTGGCTTCGTAGGGACAATCCACGCCACGGGCCAGTTCGTGCGCAAAGCGTCCTATGCCGATGCTCGAGTCCAGAAACTTGGTCAGTATCATCCCTGGAGTCAAAGAACCGTACACCGACATGGCCTCCTGCACGCTCAGCTCGTAGGCTATCCTCTCGTTCTTGAAGCGCACATCAAACACCTTCATGCCCGTGAGAGAGCTCAGCCCGAAGGCGAAGCTCCAGTCCAGGTACAGGACATGGTTGTTGCTGACGCTGTAGCGCTTCCCCTCTGCGTAAAACAGCTGCGGGCCGATCTGCAGAggtttgtttttgggttttaGTGAATCATAGTCAGGCGACTTCTTGTAAGCTATTTTCTTAACAGACATCGcatcatatttctgtttaagTTCTTCCACGGTGTTGAAGTACTGGCCGTTATAAAGCAGCATCTCCACTTTCCATTGTGACGCGTCGACGCTGCCGTGGTCAACCAGCACCTCAAAGCCCACCGGGTGGATGTACATGCCGCTCACATCTCTGAAGAAAGATATCCAGGTTTTTCTGTCCCCGGATCGGAGTCCGCGGGGCATCTGCTCGAACGGGTTCAGTTTCTTGTTCTCATCCACGTCGAAGCTCTCTTTCATGAGCTTCTTCAGTTTGGAGAAGACCTCAGCATCCAAAAACTTAAAAAGCAAATTGTATTCCCCGATGGTGACCGTGCGCGCGTTTATTGGCAGTGTAATACCGTACTTCTCCAGAGTGACATCTCTGATGTATGTCGGATTGGGCAGAGGCCCTACTACGTACTCCTTAATGTAGCCTTTGGAGCCGTGGAAGACCACTGCCGTCGCCTCTCTGACCGGCTTTGGAGATGTTTCGCTCAAATAAGCCAGCACGTCCACTTTTTTAGGCAGAGATaggtctatcaaaaataaaaagttttccgATGGAGTGGTGGCCTGGTTGATGGATATGTTCAAGCTTTTATCCTTGAGCATGTACTGCTGGACCTGCAAGTACTCCTCCCGGGTGAGGTCAGCGAACACGAGGCTGCGCTTGTCGTGTTTGCCCCGCAGCGGGTGGACACGCTGAGCGGAACATTTTGGCGTCCTGCTCGAGTGGATACCGATCAGGACGATGTTGAGAATGATGGAGACGAGGACAAAGAGGATGAGCGCCCATTTCACTAGAGAGTTCATCCTCCTCTCTACCATTACGCGCGGCCTTGAGAAGGGGAGAAGAGGAATGAACTCTGGGTAAACAGTAAGCGGCCAGACGATTTTGGAAATGAGAGGCGCGCCCCTCAACTCTGCCGTTTCCCACCCTTCTCAGTACAGATCCCATGAGCCCTTGCCCCTCCCTCCCGCTTGAATGAGTTATAGAGTTATGGCACTACAGTTTCATCCAGCCTCTATTCAGCTACACTGGCCAACATCATTTTACGCACGCTGTTGAAGTGTTTTACGCACGttatttaaagacaaaataacgCTGTGTTAGCGTTCTGGCAGCTTAAATCAAACAATCCCAAAATATCCAGGTCATTGCTAAAGTTGGAATACACCTACATCCTCCACAGACACGATTCCATATTTGCAAGCAAACTTTTATGCACATATTTCCATTTATCCAAATTCGAAAGAATGACTTTCACCTCTACCCTTTCTTTCAGATTTCAACTTGACGTCTTATTTTCAGTTCGCTACATTGACATGACATGCACACTAAATACAATTGTGTTTCTAAAGAATATAAACGAATGGAAATAGTGGAATTTTGGTTTTCTTGTGTTGTGTCCATAAGTACACCAATCTGACTGTACACATACATTAATGTCAGAAGCTTCACATATACAGATTAAATATACTTATACTAAATTACCCCAGCAGTCAATTTTCTGAGCACTTAAAAAGATCAcaaatacttaaaaaataataataataattgtataaCTGTCCAACTTTATTTTCTGAAAATCGTATTTCCCTACAAAGAGATTAAAGTTGTCTTAAAGCCTTTTCACACTGCCAGGTGTGTAATCCTGGTAGAGACTTCTAAATTccatttgatatacttttaatGCTTTAAATTTTAAGATATTCAAGTATATTTATATCAAGTTAGTCTTAGTGAGTGACTGTCTTGAATTGTTAATCTGTGATAAACAATAAAGTTGCATTGTAGTTGTATCAAATGAATGGCTATTTACTCAGTAACTGAGTGGGATTAGAAAAGTTTGTCAACTTTAAATCCTGTAATCATCATTTACAGAACTTTCAGTTCAGTTGACTCTTTTACCATTGGATTGTTTACTCAtttttaaggtccagtgtgtcagatttagggggctgtatttacagaatagtGCAGAAACTATGTTTTATAAACtatattagtgtataatcacatgaaaataattaCCTTATAATGatcattttatatctacaggtgGGTCCTGAactgctgtgtttctacagtagctgagaacagacaaactaaacagtggCTCTAGATGGGGACTTTCATATTTCTATGCATTTCGACCACCATAGTTCTTCACACTATGATGGAGAGGGCAACgttagatgccattaaatcctactcactgctcctttaaatgaccaaataaaatgatctaaAAACATTGTTGTTCACACCACAGCATGCATTGCATTAAGGTTAAAGCGCTACAggaatctttgtgtttttctttgcgTATAAAAGAGTTACATGATGGAGATTAACAGTGCAAACCGTGATGAAGATAGATATGTACTGCACACTTATTGTACAAAGCACTAAAGTAATCAGGTTCATACATAGACATAGGAGTTAacttaaaatgttattttcatttaacttAATCTCAGGAATCTGAGGGCACTCACCCCTCAGTTTTTGTGCAGTATACCAGATGGTTACACCCTGTGAGTTGTCTACCGTGGAAGTATTgcaatacataaaatatgtgtCAGACTTCTTGCACAAGCTTGAAACTCCATT contains the following coding sequences:
- the aoc2 gene encoding retina-specific copper amine oxidase, which encodes MVERRMNSLVKWALILFVLVSIILNIVLIGIHSSRTPKCSAQRVHPLRGKHDKRSLVFADLTREEYLQVQQYMLKDKSLNISINQATTPSENFLFLIDLSLPKKVDVLAYLSETSPKPVREATAVVFHGSKGYIKEYVVGPLPNPTYIRDVTLEKYGITLPINARTVTIGEYNLLFKFLDAEVFSKLKKLMKESFDVDENKKLNPFEQMPRGLRSGDRKTWISFFRDVSGMYIHPVGFEVLVDHGSVDASQWKVEMLLYNGQYFNTVEELKQKYDAMSVKKIAYKKSPDYDSLKPKNKPLQIGPQLFYAEGKRYSVSNNHVLYLDWSFAFGLSSLTGMKVFDVRFKNERIAYELSVQEAMSVYGSLTPGMILTKFLDSSIGIGRFAHELARGVDCPYEATYVDTYRYIDVQAPVRYRNSICIFEHNMGQPLRRHFGDFFHKSYGGMVNSALVFRTITAIGNYDYMWDFIFYQTGAVEAKVHATGYISSSYLVDGSQKYGHQVAENVLGNIHTHFINFKVDLDVLGERNVFQTKDMEYVNVSLPWKTDHYAMVPQLVEKQLKTEQEAALRYGTKTPRYLHIASNKTNKWGHQRSYRLQVFSFTGDHLPESEPEERSMSWARYKVAITKYKDSEQTSSSLYSQNNIWSPAVDFSKYIADDESIEDQDLVAWVTTGFLHIPHAEDIPNTVTVGNGGGVLLRPHNYFDEDPSIHSADSVYIKPGSENSCENNRMACLAKETCSPVLEPFTYNGFEGVMKFED